Proteins from a single region of Theobroma cacao cultivar B97-61/B2 chromosome 10, Criollo_cocoa_genome_V2, whole genome shotgun sequence:
- the LOC18586626 gene encoding uncharacterized protein LOC18586626, giving the protein MSCHENFSLIHAHAPPTLPSENSISLLRTPTTIKKPEPEYRKDSEEWSDTALACLLEAYTEKFNQLNRGRDWEEVAEALSERRAGGADEDRGEKQKTGKSVEQCKNKIDNLKKRYKVELQRISGGGGSSHWHWFKQMEAIMGNLGSCSSGRGLEGEDRSGLSNLGKQATKSYLTIFFDFFFLIVSIVVF; this is encoded by the coding sequence ATGTCCTGCCATGAGAACTTCTCCCTCATTCATGCCCACGCGCCTCCGACGCTCCCATCCGAAAATTCCATATCTCTTCTCCGAACCCCGACCACAATAAAGAAACCCGAACCCGAGTACCGCAAAGACAGCGAAGAGTGGTCGGACACGGCGCTCGCTTGTCTACTCGAGGCTTATACTGAAAAGTTCAACCAACTCAACCGCGGGAGAGATTGGGAGGAGGTTGCGGAAGCCCTTAGCGAAAGACGCGCCGGCGGCGCAGACGAAGATAGAGGGGAGAAGCAGAAGACAGGGAAGAGCGTGGAGCAGTGTAAGAATAAGATTgataatttgaagaaaagataCAAGGTGGAGCTGCAGAGGATTAGTGGCGGTGGAGGGAGTAGCCATTGGCATTGGTTTAAACAAATGGAAGCAATAATGGGGAATTTGGGGAGTTGCAGTAGTGGAAGAGGTTTGGAGGGTGAGGACAGAAGTGGGCTTTCTAATCTTGGCAAGCAAGCTACTAAGAGTTACTTGACtatattctttgattttttttttttaattgtttcaaTTGTGGTATTTTAA